The region ACGACGTTGAGGTCTCGCGGGTGGACAGGGTGCGGAAGCTCCTGAGACGCTACCTTAACTGGGTTCAAAACTCCGTTTTTGAGGGAGAGATAACCGTTTCTCGCTTAACCGCCCTTAAAAAAGAGCTACAGGAGCTCTTAAAGGAGAACGACTCCGTTTACATCTACACGGTTAAGTTCCCAAAGGCCGTAAAGAGGGAAACCGTAGGGGCCGAGCGGGGAGGAACCGAGGAGTTTCTTTAATTAATAAGATTGTCATCGGTTTAAAAAACTCGCCTGCAACCACGGTAAAATAGCAAAAAACAGACGGGGGGAGGCTTACTTGAGGCTCAAAATCACCTTCATCGCCGAATCCGTTCCCATACTCTACAGACACAGAATAGTTTCACTCTTCAAAGAATCGGTAAAGAGAACAGACCCCTCCTACTTCAGAGAGCTCTACTCCTTCCCGACACCAAAGCCCTACACATTCTCCCTGGCCCTCCCGAGGGGTTTCATTCTCAAGCAGCTCCCCGTTCAGGTAGACTCAGACTTCACCCCCGAAACCCACCCGGAGGAGTTATCGGCTCTTGAGGTATTCGAGTTCCCAAACGGCGGATACATTTCTCTCCTTGTCTCTACAAGCGACTACCGCTTCCTGGTATCGCTGGTAAACGGGCTCGTTAGGCTGGGCAGGTTCAACTTCACAAACAGAGACGAGATGGTGGTAGGGGGAAAGAGCCTCAGCTGGGAAGTTGTGAAGGTGGCTCCGCTGCCCGAGAGGAGGGTCCAAGAGCTTCCCGTCACCGTAAGGACCCTTTCGCCGATTCTCGTTGAAGAGCGGGGAGGAAACCCGATTCTGCCCGACAACCCCCGGTTCAACGAGGCCGTTAACTTCGTTGTCAACAGAAGGCTCAAGTTGCTCAGGGGAAGGGGGCTCCGGAGGCCCATAGCCCTTGAACCGCTAAAGGTCAGGAAGAAGGTGGTGAAACACACATTCAGCTACTTCCGCAGGCGAACCGGCAGGCCGATAATGTACCTGACCTGCAGCGAGGGTACTTTTAAACTCTACGGCGACAGGGAAGACATCAACTTCCTGCTGGACACCGGAATAGGGAACAAAACCGGCCAAGGGTTCGGAATGGTAGAGGTTGTCTCCTGATTTACCGGTCCTCCGGGCTTGATTCCTGACTCATCGGTATAGTATTCTAATTTTAAAAACCCACTTATATTAAAACCGGGGAAGGATTATTAACAATAACAGCCCTAAGGAGGGGACTTGTCGGTCTCTAAACGGTTCATCCTTCCAGATGAGGTTAAAGCATTCATAGTTCAGGAGCTTCTCCCTTCAAAGGGGCTCAGCTGCAGGTCGGTAGAGAGCGGCATAAGAACGATTGTGGTTTACCTGAACGAGAGCATCTCCAACGGAGAGGTAGAGGAGTTAAAGCGCATCACAAAGGAGAGGTTCGGCAACACCTACACGGTTATCTTCGTTCCACGAAATTAAAGGTGTTTATCCCCCACCAGGAAAACGGGACCCGCCTCGGTCAGAACCACCTTCACCTCTACCTGGTATATCTCGGTCAGAAGCCTCTCGTTGAGTATCTCCTCCTTCGGGCCAGCAAAGAACTTACCGCCGTAGCCGATGAGTATAACTTTATCCACAAACTCCCACACGGAGTTAAGGTCGTGGGTTACCATGCAGATTCCGAACCCCTTCTCCTTGTGGAGCCTGTCGATGAGCTTCAGTATCTTCCTCGAGCTCTTAAGGTCCACACCGGTTGTGGGCTCGTCTAAGAATATGTAGTGGGGGTCGCTTACAAGGGCCCTCGCTATCAGCACCTTCCTCTGCTGACCGCCGGATAGCTGCCGAAAAGGTTTGTCCTCTAAGCCTTTAAGGTCGAGAAGCTCCATCCAGGCAACCGCCTTCTCAACCTGCTCTTTCGAAATCGGCTCAAACCGCCCCAGCCTCGGGAAGTAACCGGAAAGAATAACGTCGAGGGCCGTGGCCGGAAAGTGGCGGGAGTAGCTCTCCATCTGGGGAACGTAGCTAAGGTAGCGTTTCTCGTCGCACCCGTAGGTGCACTCCTTACCGTGGATGAGAATCCTCCCCTTAATCGGGGGAACTATGCCGAGAACGGTTTTAACAAGGGTGCTCTTACCAACCCCGTTGGGGCCAGCAATCACCCAGAACTCACCCTCCTTAAAGTGAACGGAGAGCCCCTCCAGGAGGGGCTTC is a window of Thermovibrio ammonificans HB-1 DNA encoding:
- the cas2 gene encoding CRISPR-associated endonuclease Cas2 translates to MFVIVVYDVEVSRVDRVRKLLRRYLNWVQNSVFEGEITVSRLTALKKELQELLKENDSVYIYTVKFPKAVKRETVGAERGGTEEFL
- a CDS encoding metal ABC transporter ATP-binding protein produces the protein MEGIELVELSVGYRKPLLEGLSVHFKEGEFWVIAGPNGVGKSTLVKTVLGIVPPIKGRILIHGKECTYGCDEKRYLSYVPQMESYSRHFPATALDVILSGYFPRLGRFEPISKEQVEKAVAWMELLDLKGLEDKPFRQLSGGQQRKVLIARALVSDPHYIFLDEPTTGVDLKSSRKILKLIDRLHKEKGFGICMVTHDLNSVWEFVDKVILIGYGGKFFAGPKEEILNERLLTEIYQVEVKVVLTEAGPVFLVGDKHL
- the cas6 gene encoding CRISPR-associated endoribonuclease Cas6, producing the protein MRLKITFIAESVPILYRHRIVSLFKESVKRTDPSYFRELYSFPTPKPYTFSLALPRGFILKQLPVQVDSDFTPETHPEELSALEVFEFPNGGYISLLVSTSDYRFLVSLVNGLVRLGRFNFTNRDEMVVGGKSLSWEVVKVAPLPERRVQELPVTVRTLSPILVEERGGNPILPDNPRFNEAVNFVVNRRLKLLRGRGLRRPIALEPLKVRKKVVKHTFSYFRRRTGRPIMYLTCSEGTFKLYGDREDINFLLDTGIGNKTGQGFGMVEVVS